A genome region from Trichoderma asperellum chromosome 7, complete sequence includes the following:
- a CDS encoding uncharacterized protein (EggNog:ENOG41), whose protein sequence is MSRNICITAVEGQTGFLIAELLLKEGKFSRQISSLTGLALDPSSARAQELTELGGKVVHHQPGRERLMVKALKEIGCDTICLVPPAHRDKFDITMELANAAKKAGVSNVLLISSAGCDYADREKQPRLREFIDIESAVLASKGDSETALGHSPCVIRAGFYAENLLLYSEQAKADGVLPLPIGESHKFAPVALGDVAHVAAHVLAGKGKHGFDDKHRGQMMIVTGPLLCAGKELAEAASKALGAHIEFENISENEAKRVLASQSESDESEKEYILEYYSLVREGKTNYIATTAFHDVTGTHPTEPNEFFKSYSTEFRPRKKAKH, encoded by the exons ATGTCTCGAAATATCTGCATCACGGCCGTCGAAGGCCAAACGGGTTTCCTTATAGCCGAGCTTCTCTTGAAGGAGGGCAAATTCTCCCGGCAGATCAGCAGTCTCACTGGATTAGCTTTGGACCCGTCCTCTGCGCGAGCTCAGGAACTCACCGAACTCGGTGGAAAAGTTGTTCATCATCAACCAGGCCGTGAACGCCTTATGGTGAAGGCACTCAAGGAGATCGGATGCGATACCATATGCCTAGTTCCTCCGGCTCATCGCGACAAGTTTGACATAACGATGGAGCTTGCAAATGCTGCCAAGAAAGCAGGTGTATCCAATGTTCTTCTCATTAGTTCTGCCGGCTGTGATTATGCAGACCGCGAGAAACAGCCACGATTGAGAGAGTTTATCGACATAGAAAGCGCGGTTCTTGCGTCTAAAGGGGATTCTGAAACCGCCCTTGGCCATTCACCTTGCGTTATTCG TGCCGGATTTTACGCAGAGAACTTGCTGCTCTACTCGGAGCAGGCTAAGGCTGACGGTGTGCTCCCACTGCCGATTGGAGAGAGTCATAAATTTGCTCCTGTAGCGTTAGGC GATGTTGCACATGTGGCTGCCCATGTCCTAGCTGGCAAAGGCAAGCATGGGTTTGATGATAAGCATCGAGGCCAAATGATGATTGTTACAG GACCTCTGCTATGTGCTGGGAAAGAGTTAGCCGAAGCAGCTAGCAAAGCACTGGGTGCGCATATTGAATTCGAGAACATATCTGA AAACGAAGCCAAGAGAGTGCTCGCCTCTCAAAGCGAAAGCGATGAATCAGAAAAAGAATACATCTTGGAATATTACAGCCTGGTTCGCGAGGGGAAGACGAATTATATCGCCACAACTGCCTTCCATGATGTTACAGGAACCCATCCCACGGAGCCAAATGagttttttaaatcttaTTCAACTGAATTTCGGCCCCGAAAAAAAGCGAAGCATTAA